The proteins below are encoded in one region of Rhodothermales bacterium:
- the iolG gene encoding inositol 2-dehydrogenase: MPTPLRLGLIGAGRIGRIHAETIVNRIPDAALVAVADPHVEAAAGLAALYSGVSAYANAQAILDDPNVDAVAICSSSDTHAAYIETAAEAGKHIFCEKPIAIDIASIDRALAAVARAGVKFQVGFQRRFDPSFGHAKRLIASGAYGEPRILRITSRDPGPPPIAYLAASGGIFFDMTIHDFDMARFLIDSEVTEVYAIGGVMVDPEIGEKANDIDTAVVTLRYANGAICTIDNCRQSAYGYDQRVEWFGSKGRVAVENHNPDAVVTANADAVHSAKPLFFFLERYMDAYRAEMEAFVEAVVNDTPVPVTGRDGRMPAVIGKAAWLSYREGRPVRIAEVDPG, encoded by the coding sequence ATGCCCACCCCTCTACGCCTTGGTTTAATCGGCGCCGGCCGCATTGGTCGCATCCACGCCGAAACGATCGTCAACCGCATCCCGGACGCCGCGCTTGTCGCCGTGGCAGACCCCCATGTCGAGGCGGCGGCGGGGCTCGCGGCGCTATACAGCGGCGTGTCCGCATACGCCAACGCACAGGCCATCCTCGACGATCCCAACGTAGACGCCGTCGCCATCTGCTCGTCCAGCGACACCCATGCGGCCTATATTGAGACCGCCGCGGAGGCCGGCAAACACATCTTCTGCGAAAAACCCATCGCCATCGACATCGCGAGCATCGACCGGGCGCTCGCGGCCGTCGCCCGGGCCGGCGTCAAGTTTCAGGTCGGCTTCCAACGCCGGTTCGACCCGAGCTTTGGTCATGCGAAACGCCTCATCGCCAGCGGCGCCTACGGCGAGCCGCGCATTCTGCGCATCACCAGCCGCGACCCCGGGCCGCCGCCCATCGCCTACCTGGCCGCCTCGGGCGGGATCTTCTTCGACATGACGATCCACGACTTCGACATGGCCCGATTCCTAATCGATTCCGAGGTGACGGAGGTCTACGCCATTGGCGGGGTGATGGTGGATCCGGAGATCGGGGAAAAGGCGAACGACATCGACACGGCCGTGGTGACGCTGCGTTATGCCAATGGCGCGATCTGCACGATCGACAACTGCCGGCAGTCGGCGTACGGCTACGACCAGCGCGTGGAGTGGTTCGGCTCGAAGGGCCGCGTAGCCGTCGAGAACCACAATCCGGACGCCGTGGTGACGGCCAATGCGGACGCCGTCCACAGCGCGAAGCCGCTATTTTTCTTCCTGGAGCGCTACATGGACGCCTACCGGGCCGAGATGGAGGCGTTTGTGGAGGCCGTGGTCAACGACACGCCGGTGCCGGTGACGGGCCGCGACGGGCGCATGCCGGCGGTGATCGGGAAGGCCGCCTGGTTATCCTACC